The segment AAATTCGACCGCTACCAGCCCCGCACCGACGGCAAGCCGGATTGGACCGCGGGTCCGAAGATCGTGCACTACGACCGCGTGGTCTGGACCACCACGCCCGATGCCGGCACCGGCGTCGCCGCGCTCCAAACCGGCGAGCAGGACTGGCAGGAGACCACGCCGCATGATCTGTTGCCGATCATCAAGGCCGCCGGCGACATCGAGACGCGGATTCTCGATCCGCGAGGCTACGCCTGCATGCTGCGCCTCAACCACCTCCAACCGCCGTTCGACAATCCCGCGATCCGCCGCGCGCTGCTGGGTGCGATCGACCAGTCCGCCTTCATGACGGCGGTGGCCGGTACCGATCCGGCCTTTCAGGTCTCGCCGATCGGCTATTTCGCCCCTGGCACGCCGATGGCGAGCGATGTCGGTCTCGACGTGTTCCGCGGCCCGCACGACTACGCCAAGGTCAAAGCCGATCTGAAGGCCGCCGGCTACAATGGCGAGAAGATCGTGCTGCTCGTCCCCACCAATTCGCTGGCGCAGAAGCCGCTCGGCGAGATCGCGGTCGACAGCCTGCGCAAGGCCGGCATGAACGTCGAATATGCCGGACTCGATTTCGCCGTGGTGCTGCAACGCCAGCTCAAGAAAGACCCGATCGGGCAGGGTGGCTGGAGTGCTGCGGTCGGCAATTGGCAGGGCATCGACTGGCTCAACCCGGCCGGCAACACCAACATCCGCGGCGAGGGCAAGGTCGCCGGCTGGTATGCGAGCGAGAAGATGGGGCCCTTGCGCAGCCAGTGGCTGGCGGCCTCCGAGCTCGCCGAGCAGCAACGCATCTGCCGCGAGATTCAGGCGCTGGCCTTCGAGGAAATCCCCTATATTCCGATCGGGCTGTACAAGCAGCCGACCGCCTATCGCAAAGCCATCACCGGCATTCTCGATGGCACCGCCGTCTTCTGGAACGTACGCCCCGCATGAGCACCACAGCAATCTTCGGCAGCTATGTGCTGTCACGCAAAAACGGTGCGCAGGATGTCTTGCGCGACCATTGGGTTCTGGTTGAAGGCAAAAAGATCGTGGCAGTCACGCGCGACAAGCCGCGCGCGGACGAGGTCTACGACCGCCCCGGCCGCTTCGTGCTGCCGGGCCTCTTGAACCTGCACAATCACTGCTTCTCCGAGGCAGTCGCGCGCAGCCATAGCGAGGACGGCAACGGCCGCAAGAACAACCAGAGCATCGTCTACACGGTGCTGCTGCCGCTCACCAAGCGCGGCGCGGAAATCCTGTCGGCGGAGGAGCGCCTCGCAGTGGCGCGGCTCGGCATTCTCCAGCTGCTCAAGGGCGGCGCCACCACGGTGATGGAGCCGTTCCGCAATTCGATTCCGGAAATGTTCGACGCCGCGGACGAGATGGGCAT is part of the Bradyrhizobium commune genome and harbors:
- a CDS encoding ABC transporter substrate-binding protein; this translates as MPISRRSLLKAAAAVPALSLPGIVRAEVQSTLRFIPVIDLAFVDPIYSTAQVSRNHGFMVYDTLYGMSASLQVSPQMLSGHTISGDGLQWDLSLRDGLFWHDGERVLARDCVASIRRWAARDGFGGELMAATAELSAADDRTIRFRLKRPFPLLPQALGKAAINACFMMPERLASQDPFKPLTEVIGSGPFRYLADERVQGARNAYAKFDRYQPRTDGKPDWTAGPKIVHYDRVVWTTTPDAGTGVAALQTGEQDWQETTPHDLLPIIKAAGDIETRILDPRGYACMLRLNHLQPPFDNPAIRRALLGAIDQSAFMTAVAGTDPAFQVSPIGYFAPGTPMASDVGLDVFRGPHDYAKVKADLKAAGYNGEKIVLLVPTNSLAQKPLGEIAVDSLRKAGMNVEYAGLDFAVVLQRQLKKDPIGQGGWSAAVGNWQGIDWLNPAGNTNIRGEGKVAGWYASEKMGPLRSQWLAASELAEQQRICREIQALAFEEIPYIPIGLYKQPTAYRKAITGILDGTAVFWNVRPA